From Leptospira kirschneri serovar Cynopteri str. 3522 CT:
CCGATTCGATTGTAGATTCCTGTCATAGAAGAACATGATTTCTCTTCGGAATCCAAAGACAACCGTAAAACGGAATTTCTTGTTTCTCTTCTCTTTGACAGAAAATTTCGGAAGTTAAATACTGGGCCGGATATGATCGTTCAGTTATACGGAACCAGAGGTTCGATTCCTTCTCCTCTCCGCACCAAAGAATACATTCAAAAAGTGACTCAGATTTTGGAAATCGTCCGAGACAAGGGTCCAGAAGTTCTTACCAATATTCAAAAATTTATTTCTAATTTGCCTACCTATTTATCCCACGTAGTAGGCGGGAATACTACCTGCGTTTCGGTCACAACTTCTTCCGGAAAAAGATTGGTTTTTGATTGTGGAACCGGACTTAGAATTTTAGGGGACGAGTTGATGCGGAAAGAATTTCAGAACGGAGAAGGAAAGCTTTCTTTATTTTTTTCGCATACTCATTGGGATCATATCCAAGGAATTCCATTTTTTAAACCGATCTATATACCCGGAAATGAATTTCATTTTTATTCACCTTTTCCGGATCTGCAGGAGCGTTTAGAAAAACAACATTCTCCCGAATACTTTCCCATCCCATTTTCCGGACTTGCTTCCACGAAAATCTTTACCTGTCTGAATCCGGGCGAAACGTTGGATTTGGAAGTGGATTGTAGGATCAGTTTTTATCCTCTCAAACACCCGGGCGGGTCGTATGCCTACCGAGTGGAGGAAAAAGGAAAGGTATTTATTTTTGCTACGGACGCGGAGTTTACAGGGGAGGATTTCGATTCTATTTCGGAGATGAAACCTTTCTTTGAAAACGCAGACTTACTCGTTTTAGATGCCCAATATACTTTGGACGAATCCTTCCAAAAATTTGACTGGGGACATACATCCTACACGATGGCCGTAAACTGTGCGGTCGCCTGGAATGTGAAAACTCTCGTATTGACCCATCACGAACCCGTTTATTCGGATGACGTGTTGGATCTCATTCTGGAGGAAGCTAAGGCACACTCGGTTTCGCTCGGTAACTCTTCCATGAAAATAGAACTCGCCGTCGAAGGAAACGTATATAAATTAATATGAAAAGTATCGGACTTCATAGAACTTCTAAAACCTTGCTCGTCATAGCCCTCTTAGGAGGACTTTTTTTTGGTTATATTCTTTCGGAGGTGGACGAAGGAGGAGAACTCGCGATGCTTGCTTCTTACCAACCTACAACTCCTACTAGACTCTACGACATCAATGGAGTTGTATTCGCGGAACTTTATAAACACAAACAACAGCTATTGAAATACCAAGATATTCCGCCTCACGTTGTGCAGGCGTTTTTATCCGTGGAAGACAATAACTTTTTCAATCACTTTGGGATCGACTTTATGGCGATACTTAGAGCCGGGATCGTAAACGTGATTTCGGGTAGAATCAAACAGGGAGGTTCTACTCTTACGCAGCAGCTCGCCAAAACGGTTTTACAAAATAGAAAAAGATCCTTTGCGAGAAAATTTATAGAAGCGTTGTTTACCCTTCAGATAGAACAGGAATATTCAAAAGAAGAAATATTAGAAATTTATTTTAATCTAATTTATTTGGGACACGGAACCACTGGGCTGGCTTCCGCCGCGGATGTATATTTTCAGAAAGACGTAAGCGACTTGGACGTAGCCGAAGCGGCGCTTCTTGCCAGATTGCCTAAGGCTCCCGTAAAATATTCCCCCTTTAAAAATCCGGCCATTTCCAAAGGTGCACATTTAAGTGTTCTAAGGCTTATGGCGGAACAAGGTTATATCCCCGCGGATAGGGTTCAAACCATTCACGACGATTTTTGGAATAAATACTGGCCCGTAGTTATCACTCAATCTCCTTCTCAATCCACTTGGGGGAATCGTTTGAACAAGGCTCCTCATTTTACGGAGTATGTTCGTCAAAAACTAGAAAAAGAGTTAGGAGAAGACAAGGTTTATACGGGTGGATTGAAAGTATATACTACTCTTGATGCTCGCAAACAAGAGATTGCTCAAGAGGAACTATCCAAGGCGATTAAAAAACATGACGACCTTGTTTCTGGAATTACGGTCAATTATTCCGGAGGAGCCGATAGAGGACTTGTAGGTCTTTATTATTTGATGGGTTCTGTGTTTCCCATCGGAATGCCTTTTATTAGCAAGTTAGACGACAAAGCAAACTACAGAGTGGCTTTGGAACGTGAACTTATAGACGCAGTAGACATTCTTACCATTTTAACTCCTGGAGAAAATGAATCCGCCGCGATTTCGGAATTTCAAAAACAAACAGCGATTTTTGGAAAAAATCTACACGTAGAAGGAGCCGCGATTACGATCGAACCTTCTACCGGATACATACAAACGATGGTAGGTGGTTACGAATTCACTCCCAAGAATCAGTTCAATCGAGCTACAATGGCAAGACGTCAAACTGGCTCTGCGTTTAAACCATTTGTTTATGGAGCCGCGATTCAGGAAAGGGTGGTAGGAAGTGGAACTGGAATTATGGACGCA
This genomic window contains:
- a CDS encoding penicillin-binding protein 1A: MKSIGLHRTSKTLLVIALLGGLFFGYILSEVDEGGELAMLASYQPTTPTRLYDINGVVFAELYKHKQQLLKYQDIPPHVVQAFLSVEDNNFFNHFGIDFMAILRAGIVNVISGRIKQGGSTLTQQLAKTVLQNRKRSFARKFIEALFTLQIEQEYSKEEILEIYFNLIYLGHGTTGLASAADVYFQKDVSDLDVAEAALLARLPKAPVKYSPFKNPAISKGAHLSVLRLMAEQGYIPADRVQTIHDDFWNKYWPVVITQSPSQSTWGNRLNKAPHFTEYVRQKLEKELGEDKVYTGGLKVYTTLDARKQEIAQEELSKAIKKHDDLVSGITVNYSGGADRGLVGLYYLMGSVFPIGMPFISKLDDKANYRVALERELIDAVDILTILTPGENESAAISEFQKQTAIFGKNLHVEGAAITIEPSTGYIQTMVGGYEFTPKNQFNRATMARRQTGSAFKPFVYGAAIQERVVGSGTGIMDAPLTTLTEEGEGWSPQDFDGDFLGMVPLSRALSLSLNIVSVQVFLRTGPDAVIDFSSRLLGVNPNRFPPSPALALGIAELTPLEMALGYATIANNGRRVIPFSVRYVIDQSGNVVYNEEVKVQEELQRQAKDGSIQVISEGTAYILKKMLTNVAMAGTAAMGLRDPEKGNYRGIAAGKTGSTSSFTNAWYCGFDPNYTTVIWLGFDKSSISLGRGQAASVLAVPIWGRMYNRFYGGQNYPTFGEDVIPEEVQGGGTCAYNGLSPKPGVCPVTQNLTLKPITVAGVTKAVMGNRQCDGERDHHKSMDFREFLQKEYQISDEELGKTDRKFKPRTE
- a CDS encoding MBL fold metallo-hydrolase: MIVQLYGTRGSIPSPLRTKEYIQKVTQILEIVRDKGPEVLTNIQKFISNLPTYLSHVVGGNTTCVSVTTSSGKRLVFDCGTGLRILGDELMRKEFQNGEGKLSLFFSHTHWDHIQGIPFFKPIYIPGNEFHFYSPFPDLQERLEKQHSPEYFPIPFSGLASTKIFTCLNPGETLDLEVDCRISFYPLKHPGGSYAYRVEEKGKVFIFATDAEFTGEDFDSISEMKPFFENADLLVLDAQYTLDESFQKFDWGHTSYTMAVNCAVAWNVKTLVLTHHEPVYSDDVLDLILEEAKAHSVSLGNSSMKIELAVEGNVYKLI